A region from the Haemorhous mexicanus isolate bHaeMex1 chromosome 12, bHaeMex1.pri, whole genome shotgun sequence genome encodes:
- the SLC7A9 gene encoding B(0,+)-type amino acid transporter 1 produces MGEESLKRRRGEDQGREDRQSVQSHEPQTMNLQKQVGLISGICMIVGTIIGSGIFVSPKSVLANVEAVGPCLTIWAACGVLATLGALCFAELGTMITKSGGEYPYLMEAFGPIPAFLFSWTSLLVTKPSSFAIICLSFAEYASAPFYPGCDPPQAVIKCLAAAAIVVITIVNSLSVKLGSYLQNFLTAAKMIIVAVIIVSGIVLLAQGKTENFQDSFKGSKISVSSLSLAFYNGLWAYDGWNQLNYITEELKNPYRNLPLSIIIGIPLVTVCYILINVSYFTVMTSTELLQSQVVAVTFGDRVLYPASWIVPLFVVFSTLGSANGTCFTAGRLVYVAGREGHVLKVLSYISVKHLTPAPAIIFYGAIAIIYIIPGDIDSLINYFSFAVWIFYGLTVLALIVMRFTRKELRRPIRIPIIIPVIVTLVSIVLVLAPIISAPELPYLYCTLFILSGLVAYALFVHFKFSWAQKISKPITLHLQMLMEVVPEEDITE; encoded by the exons ATGGGTGAAGAAAGCTTGAagagaagaagaggagaagaCCAAGGAAGAGAGGACAGACAATCCGTTCAGAGTCATGAGCCCCAAACCATGAACCTACAAAAGCAG GTGGGCCTCATTAGTGGAATCTGTATGATTGTTGGGACAATTATTGGCTCAGGGATCTTCGTTTCTCCAAAATCAGTTCTTGCCAATGTTGAAGCTGTGGGTCCTTGTTTAACCATCTGGGCAGCCTGTGGAGTTCTGGCAACATTAG GTGCCCTTTGTTTTGCTGAGCTTGGTACAATGATCACAAAGTCTGGGGGAGAATACCCTTACCTCATGGAGGCATTTGGCCCAATTCcagcctttttgttttcttggacGAGCTTACTGGTCACCAAACCCAGCTCCTTTGCAATCATCTGCCTCAGCTTTGCAGAATATGCATCAGCTCCTTTCTACCCCGGCTGTGACCCACCCCAGGCTGTCATCAAgtgtctggcagcagctgccattg tgGTAATTACAATTGTGAATTCATTGAGTGTGAAGCTGGGAAGTTACCTCCAGAATTTTCTCACAGCTGCTAAAATGATCATTGTTGCAGTCATTATTGTAAGTGGAATTGTTCTCCTTGCACAAG gaaaaacagaaaacttcCAAGATTCTTTCAAGGGCAGTAAAATTTCTGTTAGCTCTCTCAGTTTGGCATTTTATAATGGACTCTGGGCATATGATGGATG GAATCAACTCAATTACATCACAGAAGAACTTAAAAATCCTTACAG AAATCTGCCACTGTCTATAATTATTGGAATCCCCTTGGTCACAGTTTGTTACATTCTGATAAACGTTTCCTATTTCACTGTGATGACCTCAACAGAGCTCCTGCAGTCCCAGGTTGTTGCTGTG ACATTTGGAGACAGAGTCCTTTACCCAGCCTCTTGGATAGTTCCTCTCTTTGTGGTGTTTTCTACCCTTGGATCTGCCAATGGCACCTGCTTCACTGCAGGCAG ACTTGTTTATGTTGCAGGTCGGGAGGGGCACGTGCTGAAGGTCCTGTCTTACATCAGTGTCAAGCACTTaactccagcccctgccatcaTTTTTTAT gGGGCCATtgctattatttatattattccTGGTGACATTGATTCACTCATAAATTACTTCAGCTTTGCAGTCTGGATATTTTATGGTTTGACTGTACTTGCACTAATTGTtatgaggtttacaaggaagGAACTCAGGAGACCCATCAGG ATCCCCATCATCATTCCTGTCATAGTGACCCTGGTCTCAATCGTGCTGGTGTTGGCACCAATCATCAGTGCCCCTGAGCTGCCCTATCTGTACTGTACTTTATTTATTCTTAGTGGACTTGTGGCTTATGCactttttgttcatttcaaATTCAGCTGGGCACAAAAAATATCAA AGCCCATCACTCTGCACCTCCAGATGCTTATGGAAGTTGTTCCAGAAGAGGACATTACTGAATGA